Genomic DNA from Salinibacter pepae:
ATCCGGACGAGGAGGCGGGCCTGCCGCCGGTACGTCCGGCGCAGGTCCTCGATCGTGTCCGTGCAGTCCTGGGCCTTCGTTGCGAGGGGGCCCAGCGCGTCGGCCTCCCCGTTCCGGAGGGCGTCCAGCTGCTGCTCGAACAGGGCCTCCAGCCTTTCGAACGCGTCGGCTTTTTCGCCAAGGGTTTCAACCAGTTTATCGACGACCGGCGTGAGGCGTTTAAACGACATGGTCAATCTGGGGGCGATCCGTAGGCGTTGAGGGGGCGGCCGGAGCGGGGAGCGGGTCCACGAACTTCGGGATGGCGTCCTCCGGGGCCGCCGGCGCGGGGGCGTCTTTTTGCGGGGCGTTTTCTTGCGGGGCCTCCTCCGCCTCCGCGGTCGCGTCCGTGCCCCAGCTCCGCATGAGCGTCTCCGAAATCTGGAGGTTGTCTCCCTCCGCAATCTTCTTAGAGATCATGCCGGTCAGGACCCGGCGCTGCCGGTCGCGCTGGCTGCCCATCCAGTTCTTGTCGCCGTCCCCCGCGAGGGACGAGGAGTACATGCCCTCGGTCATCACGTCGACGAACTGGCGGACCAGCACCTTTTCGAACTGCTCCGCCGCCTCTTTGGGCGTCTCGGGGGGGGCGCCGCCCGTCAGGCCCGTGCCCAGCCCCCCCGAGGACGGCGGGGACGCGCGGCGCTGGACGGCCCGGGCGGCCTGTTCGGAACTGGCAAACGCAACGGAGGACATGGGGAACGGCATGGGGGTGGGACAGGGAGCGGGGCGGGCGGCTACAGAATGACGAGCTCGGCCTGGAGGGCGCCGGCGCGGTCGATGGACTGGAAGATGGAGATGATGTCGCGGGCCGTGATGCCGAGGTCGTTCAGGGCGGAGGCCAGCTCACTCACGTTCGTGTTCGGCGGGAGCACGACCGACCGCGCGCCCTCCTGCTGCACCTCGGCCTCCCCCTCCGCCACCGGCTGGGTCTCCCCCTCGCCCAGCGGGTTCGGCTGCGAGACGAACCGGTCCTCCCGCGTGGAGACCGTGATGCCCCCGGTGGTCACCATCACCTCGCTGATCGTGACGTTGCCCCCGGCGACGATGGTGCCGGTGCGCTCGTTGACGACGACGCGGGCGGGCGCTTTCACCTCGACCTCCACCCCCTCCAGGGCCGCCATCAGCTGCGAGGTGTTGTTCAGCGCCTCCGGCATTCCCACGTTGACGAGGCCCGCGTGGGCGGCCTCGGCGGCGTCGGGGAAGACCTCGTTGATCGCGTCGGCAATCTTGCTTGCGTTCGTGAAGTCGGGCCGACGCAGGACGAGGCCCACCTCGTCCCCGGTGAGGTTGACGGGGCGGGCCTGCCGGACGATGGCCCCGTTCGGGATGCGGCCCGTGTTTGGGCTGTTGACCGTCACCTCCGTGCCCTGGCTCGACGCCTGGGCCGCCCCGGTGGTCAGCGGGCCCTGCGCCACGGCCCGGAGCGCCTTGTCGGGCCCCTGCAGGGGGGTGCGCAGGAGCACGCCCCCGGAGAGGGAGCGGGCATCGCCCATCGAGGAGACGGTCACGTCAATTTCGCTGCCGGTGCCGGCGAACGGGTCCAGGGTGGCCGTCACCAGCACCGCCGCCACGTTGCGCGACTGCAGCACCTCCTGGTCGACCTTCACCCCAAACTCGCGCAGCATGTTGGCGATGCTCTGGACGGTAAAGACCGCCCCGCTCTGGGCACGGGCGCGGTCGCCGGTGCGGTCGAGGCCCACCACGAGGCCGTACCCGGTCAGCGGCATGGAGGAGGCGCCCTCGATGGTCACCATGCTCTTCAGCTCCGAGGTGGCCGTGGAGGCCTCCCCGGAGTCCGCGGCGGGGCCCTGCTG
This window encodes:
- a CDS encoding flagellar basal body P-ring protein FlgI, whose translation is MRTVRLRRIVLGLLALALSGSAGLARAQQGPAADSGEASTATSELKSMVTIEGASSMPLTGYGLVVGLDRTGDRARAQSGAVFTVQSIANMLREFGVKVDQEVLQSRNVAAVLVTATLDPFAGTGSEIDVTVSSMGDARSLSGGVLLRTPLQGPDKALRAVAQGPLTTGAAQASSQGTEVTVNSPNTGRIPNGAIVRQARPVNLTGDEVGLVLRRPDFTNASKIADAINEVFPDAAEAAHAGLVNVGMPEALNNTSQLMAALEGVEVEVKAPARVVVNERTGTIVAGGNVTISEVMVTTGGITVSTREDRFVSQPNPLGEGETQPVAEGEAEVQQEGARSVVLPPNTNVSELASALNDLGITARDIISIFQSIDRAGALQAELVIL